A window of Longimicrobium sp. genomic DNA:
CCCCTGCGCCTCGGCCAGAAAGAGGTTCGCGGGCTTGATGTCGCGGTGGATCAGCCCCGCGCGGTGCCCCACGGCGATCCCCTCGGCCCCGTCGCGCAGGATGCGCAGCGCCAGTGGCAGGGGAGGACGCCCTTCGCGCGCCAGGTACGCGGCCACGTTCTCGCCGCGCAGCAGCTCCATGACGATGAAGTCGATCCCCGTGTCCGGATCGGTCCCGAAGTCGTAGACCGGCACCACGTTGGGGTGGTGCGGCAGGGCGGCTGCCGCGCGCGCCTCGCGCTCGAAGCGGGCGCGCATGTGCTCGCGGAGCTCGGGCGTGGGCGCGGGAATGGAGAGCACCTTGACCGCGGTGGGGCGCCCCAGCCGCAGGTCGTCGGCGCAGTAGACCACGGCGAACCCGCCGCGGCCGATCACCTCTCGTATCGTGTACCGTTTCACCAGCGTTCGGCCGGTGAGCAGCTCTTCGAACCCTGAAGACATCGTGCGTTCCGCGGGCGGTGGGTGCGCGCTCCGGTGCCCACTGCGGGCAAAGAACCCCACCCCGGCAAGATGCGGTCCGGGCCGGTGCGGTCCCCGCAGGGGCGCGATCCGTCGCGCCCGCCCTCGCCCCTATCGCGATCCCCGCCCCGCCCCACCGATCCCGTAGGGGCAGACCCACGTGTCTGCCCGTGCCTGCCGATGCGCCGACCTCTGCCGGATCGCGCCCGTGCCCCGCGTTGTAACCAGATAAAGGTGCCGCGACCGCGGTTCCACCACCCCGCACCCGCCGCGGCACCCACCCCGTCACGCCCCGTGCCCGCCCGACCCCTGCGCGGGAATGGCGCCGCACGCCACGGGCGCCATCGGGTCCGCCCCCGCGCCGGCGTGGAAGTTCACCACGTGCTGCCCGTTCATCACTGTCCCCATCGACACCTTCACGGTGCTGGTGGAAGTGCCGGTGCCGCCCGCCATCGCCACACTCTCCAGCGGAGCCACCACCGGCCCCAGCTGGTCGCACGTCCCCGAGTGGATGTGGCCCGGGTGCGTCGCGGTCCCCTGCCCCTGGAGCGTGACGGTCACCATCGTCTCGGCGGCGCCGTGCTCCATGATCTGCGCCTGCCCGGTGACCCCGGAGTTGTTGAGCGCCGTCAGCTGCACGGGAGTGGTGGCCGAGCTCTGCCCCGTCATCGTGCTCTCCGCGGGCGTGGTCGGCGGAGTGGTGGCACTCGGCGCCGGCGACACGGCTGCGGTCGTCGTATCCCCGCCCCCCTCGGCACCGCCATCACCGCCGCCCCCGCAGGCAGCAACCGACAGCGCAAGCGCCGGCAACACCCATGTCCGAAACGCGATCATAGTCTTCTCCTGTCGATGTGGACGCACGGCCGCATTGGCCAAGCGCGCCTCCCGCCATGCAAGCCCCGTTCACACACCCGGGTGCACGCCCCCGCATCAAAACCGCGCACCGACCCTCAGCAGCGGCCGGTTGGCGGGATGGTCGAACGAGTGCACCGTCTTCCCCGCCGCGATCACCTCGCGCACAAGCCGTATGAGGTGCCCGCCGGGCGAAGCGTGCGGCACCACCAGCTCCCGCGCCAGCGACGCGACCACCCGGTTGCGCGCCTCGGCCGTGGCCGCGCTCAGCTCCACCACGTCGTCCGCGAACGGTGAGACCAGCAGCAGGCGCCCCCGGTCCAGCGGCGTGCGCCAGCGCACCGGAATCCGCGTCGCCGCAAGCCCGCGCGCCAGGCACACGACCACGGGCTGCGTCCCCTCTAGGAGCACCTCCAGGCACCCCCGCTCCACCGGCGACAGGAACCCTCCCACCACCGCAAACCTCAGGTCGCGCGCGGACCGGGCCCACGCCAGCGCGTGCTCCTCCAGCGGCGGCGGCACCCGCCGCGAGCACAGCAGCCCGATCAACGCCTGGTCCAGCAGCGCGACATTCCCCAAGATCGAGAGCTCTGGGCCGCCCGCGATTCGTACGTGGGTATAGGGCGTTTTCACCACGATCCGCAGCGGGTGTGGGCAAGTGCTCGCTCTGACAGGTGCAGGTGCTGGTTGCCGGCGTGCGCACACGGAGTCGCTTCCGCAAAGCCCGCGTTGCCGTATGCACCCTTCTCGAGCGTACGCACACGGGCGCGTCAACGACCCAGGGGCGTCCATCGCTCCAGCGACCCCATCGCGCCAAGCGCGTCGCGGTGGATCCCACGCGCAAGCTCGCTGAAGAACTCCGCGATGGGCGATTCCGACCGGCCGGCGGTTTGGAGTAGCTGGCGGAGGCAGAGCCCGAGCCCGCGGAGGTCCTGGTCTACGCTGGCGATGTAAGAGTCGTCGAACTGCTGCTTCAGCCAGTCCTCCGCACCTTCGGGGAAGAGGTCGATGGCCGAGCGCGGCACCTTTGTGCCGATCGGCCTAGAAGCGGGCGCCGCGATGATGACTGCCTGGACACGTGCCCCGGTGCGGCCACGGGCGGGGCGGAAGACGAGCGTCCGTGGCGTGAGGACACCCACGCTCAGCGGCGGGTCAGATCGATGCGCGGCGGCAAGGGAACCCAGCAGGCTGGACGCGATGTCGTAGAGCTTCACCTCGGCCTTCGCGGGCCACAGTGCTCCGCCGCCAGCCAGCAGCGACTCCAGTCCAATACCGATCGCCGGGCGGAGGGCGGCGTAGGGTCCGGCGTAGCCCTCCGCCTCAAGGGTTCCGCAATGAAGTACCTGCGCCGCAGCCCCCGGCAACGTGGCTTGCAGGCGGAGGAGGAGCGCACTCTCGGCCTCGAGCGCACCGAGGTGGGACGAGCGTCGTGGACTTCGGCCCCGCAGCAGGCGGAGCCATACGCGCTCCGGACCCGCCGCGGGGAATTCCGCGAGGTATCCCTGCAGCGCGCGCGACCGGTAGAGGTGGACCGGGTTCCCGTCTGCCCTGCGCACCAGAACGGGACTCCAGGGTTCCCGCAACGGGGCATTGAGGAGGGGAGGGGGGCGCTGTATGGAAAAGAGGAGATCCTGCCCCGCGGGGCGCCGCCCGTATACACCCGGCGCGGGGATCACCTCACCCTGCTGAACGAGGCGGCCGGCTTCTATCCCGGGTGAGAGCAGCTGCGTCTGGAATATGGCCGGGTAGAGAGTACGCCACCAGAAGCTCGTCCGCTGCTCCCACCGGAAGTACGGCCGGAGCCGGTCCGCTTCCAGCTGGGTAAGCGGGGGAATGTAGCTGGGCTGAGCCAAAACGAGCTGCACCTCGCCCGGCCTTCCCGTCGGTACGGCCTCCAGCGGTGTTACTACGTCGGTGCGGATCACCACGGTGGTGGCGTCTACTGGAAAAGCGTACCGGCGGGTCACGGTTCGTTCCGCCGGCGTGCGTGGCAGAGCCGGTGGTGCAGGGCGATGGTTTCGGCATATACCCAGCTCTCGTCGGCCGTCAGCGTCTCCGAGTCACCGCGGGAAGCGTACTGGAGCGCGAGCTCGGCGGAAGGATCTCGTTTGGCGGCGGAGAGCAGCGACTCGAGCGTCTGGAGATGCACTCCGGCGCCGTGCCGGAGCAGCCTGCGTGCCTCCCGGTGGAGAGGAGCCCGATCGATCCTGGAGAGGGTGAGGAGCATCTCGTACTGGAACTCGGGGCCGCCGGGGCTGTGCGTGACGTCAGGGCCCGCATCGGCCAGCCAGAGATTGATAGCCTCCTCCCGGGCCGCCAGCCGGGTGGCCCCCGTTCGCAGCCAGAAGCGAACCGCGTCCAGTGCGCGCAGCGAGCGGCAGGCGCCGATCCGCTCTTCAGTGACCCCGCTGACGGATTCCCATCTCGCCCAGGCGCCGGGAAGCGCTTCGGCGTATCGGAGCCGCATGCGGCGGAGCTCGGCGCGCAACTCCTCCACGACGTCGAGCAGGTGCACTATCTCTCGCGCGTGCCGTGCGAAGGCCGCCATCTGCGCGAGCGTGCTGTGAAGTGGTTCCTCGTGAAGACGCCACGGTCTCTCCTGCGCCAGGGTGGCGCGTGCGAGGCGCGCTTGCGGGCCGTCGAAGAGCGAAGCACCGCGACGTGCGAGGAGAGCAAACCGGGACGCGATGCCTGGAGTGCCCGGCCAGCGCGCGGCCGCTCCGGCCCTGGCCTCGCAGGCGTCTGCCTCCGCCGCCCGCACGATGCGCCAGCCCGGCCCCGCCTGCGCGCGTCCGTACGCGGACCAGCCATCCAGGATGAGAGGCGAGGGCGCCGGCTGCGCGTCGGGCGCTACTTCGGGCGGCAACCCGGCCTCCCTCCCGAGGAGCTCCCCGGGATTACGGGGTGGAGGAGGAGCTCGATCCTGCGGTCGCGGGCGTCCGTGGAGTCGTTGCGCACCCTTTGCCTCGTGTCACGCGGGAAGTACTCCCCCCGGCCGGAGGGGATGACGCTGCAGGGGTCCAGCCGGACGCTGTCGATCATGAACTCGGCGACCGTCGCGGCTCTCGCCGTGGAGATGCCCCAGTTCGTGAGCGCCGAGCGTCTGGCATACTGGGTACGGTCCGCATGGCCGACAACCTCGATCTCGCGGATCAGGCGGCCCAGTCTGGCGTCCCGCGTCACCTGTCCGATGGAATGCAGCGCGGCCCGACCCTGTGGCTTCAAGTCGACCAGCCCGCTACGGTTCCGCGGAAACGTGACGTTCTCTTCGAGGATCACCAGCACGTCAACACCGACCTTCTCCACCGAGAAGGTCCGCTGGCGGTCGGCCAGGCTGTTCAACTCCGCGTACAGCCGGTCCACCTCGGGCCCCTTGCCGCTCGCCTGCACGTACCCGAACGCCATCACTACGAAGAAAACCAGCATGATCATGCTGGTTGCGGCAAAGAGATCCGTGAATGCCGGCCACGGGCCTCCGTGATCCGTGCCGCTCGGGCCGCCAATCTCCAGCGACTCATCCTGATCGAAGCTCATCGCCGCGTGCCATTCTTCGACGTGCCGAACCAGCGCCGCCAGACCGGCCCCGCCAGGCGAGCTTCCAGCGACTCGACGGCACCTGACAGGCGGTCGAGGCTTTCGGCGGATGCCGCCACTGGGGAGCCGGGTTGCCGGCGAAGCTGTTCTTCCAGCAACTGCAAGGTGAGCGCGACGCGCTCCAGCACCGGAGCGCTCCCCCTGTCCGCGGCTCCGTTCATCGCGGCCTGCATCCCTTCCTCCACGGCACGGGTAACGCGCTCCATGGCATGCGCGCCCCCAAGTGAGTCCGCGGCTTCCGTCATCGCGGCCCGCACCCCCTCCTCCACGGCTCCGGCTACGGCGGATGCACTCCTTCCCAGCTCGGCGGCGACGATCTCGGAAGTGTCGCGTCTCAGCGTTTCGAGGCTGGAGCGGTGCTGCGTCTCCGCCTGCGTAATCGCCGATGAGATCTGCCGCGCTTCGGGGAGCAGGAGATCCACCGACTCGCGTATCCCCCTGTACTCGTGCGCCGCCCGGCGCGCGGCACGTGTGTGCCGGGTGGTCGCCTGCTCGATCTCCGCCAAGCGCGCGCGGATCGCGGAGGTAGCGCTCTCGGCAAAGGTTCCGAATGCCTCGCGCGACTGCCGGAGCTCGCCCGCCGCCGCGGAAAGCTGCGTTCCGGCTTCGGCAAGGGCGTCGCTCCGGTGCGCGAGCGTCCCCGCGATGCTCTCGTAAAGCGACGTGGCGTGCTGTACCGAGAGGGCGACTTCGGTGAGGTGGCGCTCCACTCCGTCCAGCCGCTCGCTGCTCTCCGACGCGAGCCGCTCGCGCTGCTCGCTCAGGATCGTGTCGAGCGTTTCGGTGGTCTTGTCCAGCGAGGTCTCCACCGTGTGGCTGAGTCCCTCCAGCGAGTCGCCCAGCTTCTCCAGGTTGCTGGAGATTCCCTCCAGGTTTCCCGTGGCCTGCCGAAGCGCGTTCAGCGCCTCCGTGAAGTTGCTGGTGGCGACCGTCTGGCTCACCTTCTTGTACACGTACAGCGACGATGCCTGCTCCAGCCGCGCCAGCATGTTGTTGCGCCCCAGCCCCAGGCCGAACGAGGCGAGCCCCAGCGCGATGGAGCCCAGCAGCGCGCTGAGGTTGGCCCCGAACGCCCCCGACACCATGCGCAGCGCGTCCTGGAGCGCCGGAACTCCCCCCGTGCCCGCCGCCACTCCCAGCGCGTCCACCAGTGCGGGCATGGAGGCCTTCACTCCCACGAAGGTGCCGAGTACGGTGAGCAGCAGGAGCAGAGTGGAGATGTAACGAGCCGCGTCGCCCACGCCCGCCGCACGGGAAAGGGCAATGGCCCGCAGCTCTGGGCCGCGCAGCGTGTCGTGCGGCTGCGCGCCCTCGCTGGCCATGCGCAGCACGCGCAGCACGCGGTCGTCCATCAGCGTCTGCACCCGCGGCGCGGCCACGGCCCTCGCCTTCGCCTCTTCGAGGTGGAAGAGGGCAGTTTTGCCGCCCATGAGAAGCGCCCGGTCCCGGGGCGCCAGCAGCACCAGCTCCAGGTGATCGCGCCCCTTCGCCAGCACGAAGGCGATGTCCTCCTCTTCCCTGCGAAGCCAGGTCCAGTCCCTCGCGGCGCTCAGTACCAGCGCGGCGACGGTGAGCACCACGCCCGCGACGTTGAGGATCTTCAGCAGGGCCGCGGTCTCGCCCCACCGCACGAGGCCGCTGGCGTGGAAGGCGGCAAGGCTGCCCCCGTAGACCAGCACGGCAAGCGCGATAAAGAGGAGAGCCACCTGGTCGCCGCGCCGGGGCGGCTGGAGGCGATCAGAATCCTGCGGGGGACTGCTCGTCATCGTTCGGCTACTCTGTCTACGGCCGGGCGCGCGCGCGGCCCTTCTGCCGCACGTGTCCCTGGCTGGAGGTGGGATCCCAGTCGATCACGGCGGGCGCGAGCGTATCGTACGCGCCGGTCCCGCCGCCCTCCAGGTGAAAGGCGGTTTCCAGCAGGGCGGCGGTGAGGTCGGCGAACTTGAAGTTGGGGTTGATCCATGCTTCGGCATGGTCCGCTCCCTCACGCCACCGGATCTCGATCATAGGGCGATGCGAGTTGTTGAGCCGCACCACCTCGTCTTTGGAAAGGGTCCCCTTGAGGATGCGGACACCCTCCGCGGCCGCACCTTGCCCCGTCCGAGACGGCGCGGCGGTGACCTGCGTCGGGTGTGGAACGTCCTGCCCGTGCCGGGCGTCGAACTTTTGTTGAAGCGCATGCACCTCCTCGAGCGTCTCTTCCACGCAGCGCTTGAGCGCCCGCACCTCATCCACCAGGCCGTTGAACGCGGGCCAGTCGGCCTCCGGCTCGGGGTCTGGCGTCCAGGCGGAACGCTGCGGGCGGTCCGCCTCGGAGAGCGAGCGGCGGGTCTGCGACCCGCGTAGCTCCTCCACCTCGTATCGCAGCTGATTCAGTGCGCGCGACAGGCGGAAGGCGGCTACGAGGCCCGCCCCGGCCAGCACGAGGGCGGCCCACCCCGGCCATCCACCGCCACGCGCTCCGCTGTCCCTCTGCGCGCTGGTGGGCTGGAGTGTGGCACCCCCGGAGGCTACCCCGGGGGCGGTGTCGCCCCGCGTCCGCCCGGGGGGAGCGCCCTTGGGCGAATCCGCCTCCGTCTGCCCCTTGGACGCGCCCACACCCTTGCTGCGCCCACCTGGTTCCTGTTTCCCTCGAGCGCCGGCCGGGCGCGCCCCGGGGGGGGTGTCGCGCTGCGCTCCTCCCCGCGGCGCGTCCCCAGGTGCGTCGACCTCCACCCCGGCCACGGTCGCGGCCCTGCTTTTGTCGCGCTCAACCACGCCCCGCTCCACGGCGTCTTCCTCGGTGGTGGCCGAGATCCCCGGGGCGTCGCCGGACAGCGCCAACCTCGCGCTCCACCCCACTATCCCGGCGGCCACCACGAATATCAGGATCAGCGGGACGGACGATGCGTGGCTGGACCGATACCTCTTCTTGTAGGGCATGGGTCAATCCACGAGGGAGCGCTCGAGTTGGCGGAGGCTCGCCGCCGCTTCCACCCCGAAGATCGAGACCGTGTCGAGCTCCTGGGCCGCGATATCGGCGGCGAGCCTCCGCTTCACCTGGTTGTCGAAGAACACCTCCGTGCACTCTGCGAGCGCGCTCCGAACGCGACCCGCGAGTGTCCCCCACTTCTTGTCCACCTTGTTCAGCTCTTCCAGCGCATCGACGAAGGCGGTGTTGAAGCGGGAGATCTCCCACTCGCCGAAGGGCTGGCTGTACGAGAGCTCGATTACCTGCTCGCGACTGAGCGCGGAGGCGTCGAGCATCTCGGGTGCGGTAAGGGAGCGGGTCTCGCCGCCATCCTGGCCGGGAACGGAGACGTCTTCCCCGACCGGCTGGAACGACGGGATGTCATCGTCGGCGGAGAATGGGTCGTCCCGCAGCAGCCCGAGCACCACCTCCTGCTTGGGCTTGCTGCTCGAACTAATCTTCAGGTCGCCCGGCAGCGGCTGGCCGTATCCCGCCTCCAGCACGCGCTGGAAGAGGCGCGTGTACGGCTTGGACAGCGGAGACTGGTTCCAGTGCTCGAACTGCGTCAGCCAGTTGAGGTAGCTCGCGCCGTTCCCCGCGAAGAAGAGCGCGTCCGGCGGGCTGCCCTGCGACGGCTCCAGCGAGCGGAGGCGCAGGCCCACGTTGTAGAGGATCGCGCTGTAGAAGTAGGCGATGCACGCCTGTACGCTCATGAACCACGGCTCGCCCGCCAGCGCCCCGCAGTGCTCCGCGAACCAGGGCTGGCGAACCAGGTAGGTGAAGCGCGTGTGCTCGGTGGGGTAGCGCCGCAGGACGTTGAGGGGCGCGCCGCGAAGCCCGTTCCTTTCGGCCCAGCTCTGGAGTCGTCCATAGATCGAGGGCTCCGCCCCGTCGCCCGCGATCAGGTCGCGCCCCCCGAACAGCATGGACATGCGAAGCACCGGCCCGCCTTTGGCGAAGGCGGTGATGTCGGTGGTGCCGCCTCCCACATCTGCCGTCAGCTTCATGGTCTTCGCCTCCACCGAGAAGCTGGAGCGCGAGGCCGGGTCCGAGCCGAAGAAGAGCATCGATGCGGTGCTCTCGTCCAGGTAGCGGAGGGGGAGCGCGGGCGTGCTCCCCCCGGGCTGCCCCTTGGCGCGAAAGCTCCGGATGGCGACCTCCCACTCCTGGCGCGTGGAGGCTCGGCGGTTGCGCGAGAACGCGATCGGGTACGACACCCTGAATTCCATCTCTTCGGTGCGGGCGCCACGGGCCAGTGCCTCGGCGTGCACCACCTGCAGGATCTGGTGGAGGAAGAGCCGCGTCAGCCGGCGCGTGTCCGCGCCGCCGCCCCCCCACTTGAGGTCGCCCACCAGCACATTGTTCTGCTGCTGCCCTCCGTCGCCCCCGATCTCGCCGCTGAACGGGATGTTGGCGGTGAAGGCGGGAAGATCGGCGAGAGGGCTCTCTGGTCCCGCGCCACGGCTCTTAAAGATGACGGTCGAGAACGGCTCCCCCTTGAGCTCGGCGGGAAAGAAGAAGGTGTCAAAGTAGGTGCCGGCGCTTTCGGCCTCGTCCCCCCCGGTCAGGTCGAACCGGGTAGCATGCGACACCTGCAGAGGGCGCGGAGCGGAATCCTGCGGGTCGACGTGCGCAACGACGGTATTGGAGGTGCCGAAGTCGATCGCCACTGTCCACGCGGGGAACGTCGGCTCCGGAACGCTCCGCAGCCGGGGGAGCACCACCCCCTCGGCCGCCTGGGAGCGGAAGTGGCGGCTGCGGAGCCGGATCGCCTCCGCCGGACGCCCGAAGTGGTAGAGCACCGTGCTCTGGTCGCGGCGGATGCTCTGCGCCGTCACACGCTCGCCGCCCGCGCCGATATCCACGTCGAACTCCTCGCCGGCGTCGCCGCCCTCCAGGTAATGGATCAGGTAGAAGTCGCTCCATCCCGCCGCGCTCCCCTCCGGCTTGAACCCGGGCCACAGGCTCAGGTGCGACGTCGCGCCGGTGAAGCCGTCGTAGGTACGCTGCACCGCCACCGTCCCCCCCCGGGTGGGGACGGCGAGCGTAAACCTCACCTGTGGCCGGTCTCCCCCCGAGAGGATCTTGCAGGTAAGCATCCCCGGCACGTCTTGGGCCCGGAAGAAGTCGAAGAAACGCTCCTTGAGAGGGAGCAGGATGCGGGAGGCGAGCGCCGGGTCGCCCTCCAGGGCCGCGCCGTACACGCGGTCGGCGTGGAAGGGCGCGTCGACGATTAGAAGCTCCTCGGACAGGAAGTCGCTCTCGGGGAAGATCCAGGGTTGCTTCCATGCCGTGCCGGGAAGGACCTGGCGGTCACTCTGCGCCTCGGCCACGGTGCCCCTGGGCCGCGGGAGCCAGGGGAAGTAGAGGTCCTGCGAGCTTCGGCCGCTGTTGTCCAGCACCAGGGGGATGTCTCCGCCCGAAGGCGCGAGGCGTGTGGGCTGGAGCGAGAGCGTGCTCCCGAGCGACGCTTGGGCAAGCCGGTGCAGCACCACGCCCGGCACCGGTTCCATCTGGGTCTCGGCGTACGCCAGGGGCTCGCTCGGCAGATCCACGTCGGCGAGCTGTGCCTTGAGAAGGCTCTTCAGCTCTTGGAGCTCGGTGAGCGCGCCCAGCGAGCTCGCGTCCAGCTGCGGGATCAGCCGGTCGCGCACGTACTGCCCAAGGAGCACCGGCCGCTCGGCCAGCGGGCGCAGCGGGCGCGACCCGCCGTAGTACCCGGGAACGGACGCGTGCTGGGCTTCGGGCGTGAAGAACAGCGTGAACGGCGAGAAGGCGAAAAGAATGGGACCGTCCTGCGCCAGCCCGTTGAACACCACCGTGACGTCCGTGAGCGTGGTGCGCGGCTGCCGCTCCACCACCGGCGCGAGGTCGCGCAGCGCGGTGACGAACCGCCCGACCCCCCGGCTGCGCGAAGCCGCCGCGCAATCGTGCAGGTTGTCTATGGAGATGGTGCGGGAGCGGAGCGAAACCCCAAAGATGAACGCCTGGAACAGGACGATCTCCATCGAGTCCAGGATGTCGTTGAGCGCGTCTTCGTGGAAGGGGTGCCCCTGGTCCACGATCGCGTCGCGAAACAGCTGGACGCGCGCCCACGGGTTCGGTATCGACGAGATCCGTCCCCGCTTCGCGCGATCCTCGGCCTGGCGCAGGTCCACCTTGGTCAGCTCGTCGGGCAGCTTGATCTCGTGCCACTCTCCCGCCGGGGCGCGCGTTACGCCGGCGTCTTTCACGAGCGGGTGCAGGAGCAGTCGGCTCATCGCGTTGTTCCTGGATCAGGTGGTGGCGTACCACTCGGTGACGAAGAGGCGGGTCCCGGCTTCCATGTAGCGCAGGAGGCCGGGAAGCCCCGCCCCCTTGGGAACACGCGCGCGGTTGTACCACGAGAATATCTCCGCCAGCGACGCGAGCTGGTCCTCGCCGCCCTTCCCAAAGATCCCCAGCCGTTTCGGCTTCTGCCGCGGTGCGAAGCCCGCTAGGCACTTGTCCACGGGCGGGAGACGGAACTCCGTCTCCGGGTTGTCTCCCCCTGACCTCGCGTACTCGTCGGGCGTCCGGATCGCCCGCCCGCTGGCACCCTCAAACGTCACCAGACGGACGGGGACGTAGTTTTCCGACACGGCACGCAGGTAGCCCCACACAGAGCCGAAATACCGCCCCAGCGCGTCGAGCGCCGCGCTCTGGGTGCGGACGAACTCCGGCGCGAGGGCGATCTCGTGGACCCAGGCCTGGCTGCGCAGCTCGTCGATGATGGCCTGCTGCTCCGCGCCGCTCCGCGTGGGGCCAAAGTACTGGAGGAAGAAGTTGGCGGCGACGAGGAACGCCTGCAGATCGCGCCGCTCCTCGGTCCCGAGCGGAAGGTCGCTCCACGTGGGCTGCTGGCCTGCCACGGTGCTGTAGCGGACGCGTGTGGGAGCGCCGGGCTCGTGCGGGCGCTGCGCGAAGTCCAGCGCCGCCAGCGCGGCGTAAAGC
This region includes:
- a CDS encoding OmpA family protein: MSFDQDESLEIGGPSGTDHGGPWPAFTDLFAATSMIMLVFFVVMAFGYVQASGKGPEVDRLYAELNSLADRQRTFSVEKVGVDVLVILEENVTFPRNRSGLVDLKPQGRAALHSIGQVTRDARLGRLIREIEVVGHADRTQYARRSALTNWGISTARAATVAEFMIDSVRLDPCSVIPSGRGEYFPRDTRQRVRNDSTDARDRRIELLLHPVIPGSSSGGRPGCRPK